Below is a genomic region from Flammeovirgaceae bacterium SG7u.111.
AGTACCATTCATCCTTAAACTCAATTGCCGACATGTGTACCGGGGCTTCCCGCTGCTCCTTGGTGATATACCCCTTAAATTCGGCGTATTCAGTTGGAAGTGGGGATTCCGCCATAAAATAGCCCGTTCTCCATCCTTTCCTCGCCATGAAATAGTAAATACCATTGCGTTTGAACACATACACAGCTTCGCTCACTTCTTCTTCGCTTAGCCTCATCCAAGGTCCATCTAGCTCAATCATATTATCCTTGAGCTTAGCGCCCAATACATGCCGCCCCTTGTCTCCAATATTCATCTTGTTGTCGCTTCCAAAAATATACGCCTGCCCGTCGTCATCCACAATCACCGTGGGATCAAAAATGGTGGTAATCTTGTCGGTGACCGCTTCTTCCCAAGGTCCAACTGGGGTTCGGCTCTTGGCTACTCCAATGTGGGTTTTGTCGTAGGGAAAATAGAAATAGTACCAACCATCTTTATAGGCGACATCAGGGGCGTTCATTTGCCCTTGTGCCCAAGAATATTCGCGGGGTTTTAATATCACACCATGGTTTGTCCAATTCACCATGTCTTCGGTTTCTAGCACCAAATAGTCTTGCATGGTGCTGTAGCTCACGGCAGTATCTTGATCGTGCGAACAGTAAACGTACACTTTCCCGTTGTACACCTCAGCCGTAGGATCAGCTGCATATAAAAAATTTGGTTCGCCTAACTTTAAAATCGGGTTTTGGGAAAACGCCGGCCAACCAGCTAAAAAAGCACAAATTATTAATAGTATTTTTTTCATTTTCTCTTTAAATCCAATCCTATTTAAAACTCCTCTGGTCAAATCACTTCTAGCCTATTGGCCAAAGGTTTTCTCTTGTCGAATAACTTCTCCATCCTTCAGCTCTGTCACCGACGCTTTTATATTTTCTCCATCTCCCTCCAAGTCACTGATTTTCAATTCCTGCACCCGACCATCTTTTAGCTCCACCACCAGCTCATTGGCACTTTTCGCTTTCACCGATTTGATCACCGATCCACTTTCATAAGGCTCAATTACCGACAGGTACCTCGCCTCTTTTCCGTTTGACCGCACAGCCAGCGTCTTCCTTCTCGACGCTTCGTTGCCCAAAGGGAAATCGCCTCCAAGCTTAGCTTTGAAAGCCACCGCTTCCACACCCGATAGGTCAATAATCGCCGTGGCTTCTTTTTGGGTGTTTTCAGGCATTCCCGGAATAGAATTCCCCATTAATTCCCCTTCAATTTTCACGGGGCCTCCGTAATAATCCACCCCCGCAGAAGTCGGCTGAAGCATATTTTTATACTTCACAGAAAGCGATGAAACAAATACCTCTGAGCCATCTTTCAACACCAGTTTGGCATTGCCCCAAAAAATGGTATTGTTTCTAGATTTATCCACTTTCGTAGTCAAAACCAGTTCTTTTTTACCTGTGATGTCTAGTTCAATATTTTTTGCCCCTAACACCCAAGCACCTGTGCTGTCATTTAGTAGTGTCTGATTATCGGCTTCGATACTGAACCAAACCCTTTTATTTACACCAAAAGATTCGGGAGTAGTCCCTACCATTATTTCATTTTGGGTTGGCCAAGCGTTAAACACGTCAATTTTAAGCGGGCCGTCCTCGTTTTGCCTCATGCGAGCCCCCGCATTGTCACATCCTTCGCCAAAGCACATTTCGAATGTTGACTTTGCAGTTCCAGTAGTTGTGTACCAATCGCAATCGGTAGTGAACTGCGCAGCTCCCAACGGATCGGTATTCCATTGATTATCGTGGCGTATAAATTCTTTTTTATCAGCACTCAATTCTTTGAAACCTTTTATCTGCATCAGCCAGTCGTAGGTGCGCACGCTGTCCGATTGGAGGTAATCTGCCAACACGATGTAATCATCCATCATTACCATTAAGCGACGCTGCATGATAGGATCAGTGTATCCCGTAATCTCTCCATATGGAGGGTGGTCATCGGGTATAAATAAGCTACGGTTTTCCGACCATGCTTTTTCCTGAACGGTCACGGGTTTGCCCCCGTACACCATGCCCATGTACGGCGGATTCATCCAGCGGGCTTCCGATTCCACTACCGTAGCTTGCATGAGTTCCCCGGTATAAAACAGCTTCCTGAAGCTTTCCGCAGGTTCTTGCATTTTCTGATCGACCACTACCATGTTTTTATTGACAGAAGCCTGTACCAGAAATTTGTACAAATACGTATGATAACCGTACCAATACATTTCGGGATTGTAGAAACTACGACCGTAACGCATCATGCTGATCAGCTGGGTACGGTCGTAATGCCCGTGCCCTCCTCCATGAGTTCCATAATGCAATACCGCCTGGATTTGTTCACGCTGCTCCCTTCCTTGTTTTTGAGAGCGCAATTGTACAATTCCCATGTTATCGGCATAAGCAGATTTGCTGGTTTTTTCAGAGGTTGCCTCTGGTAATTCGGGTACGCCATAGAGCAAATCCCGCTTATCCCCTCGTTGGATAATGGCGGCATATTCTGGGTCTCGGTACAGGTAATAAGCCAATTCGTAATCGGCACCAGTCACTAGGGCTTCGGTAGCATCGTTCACTGCAAACATTACACCTCGGTAATCAAGGAAATCTAGCGGAGCATCCCACATGTCTTTAATGCCAATGCTGTTGTTGTTCAGCGTTCCCCATTTCATAAAATTCATTCCCCACAAGCCAGGCCGGTTTCTGCGGGGCAACAGCGAGTGATTAGGCCTAGTGCCCAAGGGCAATAGTTTGTCTTTAAAGTTTATTCCCCAAGGCTGGAGCGCAATGGCAACTTGGGAGAACATCCGTGAACACCACAAGTTGTAGCCAACCGCACATTCATGCCACCAGCCATCGTTCAACACACCTTGCGCCAACTGCTGGTAAATTCCTGCCGGCATGTTCAAAATATATTCTGCCAAGTGCAAATCCTGAATAGAAAGGGCGCAGTAAAATGCTCCAGACAATTCGCTCAAGTCCCAATTGCCAATTGCCCCAGCACTGTTCTGTGTTATCGCCACGTCTATGTACAGACGAAATGTATTTTCGATCTGCTGTTCATCTTCTGCTGTCAACAAACCAGCATCTTTGATCATGTCATGCCCTCTGGCTACATTTTGAAAAAAGCCTCCCTCTTTCACAAAATTAGCTCCGCCTGCACGCAAGGTCGTTGGATAGCCATTTTCAGGATTGGAAAGTCTTTTCAAAAACAACACACATTTCTCTGCATACTCTTTTTTACCTGTTAACTGATAGGCTATTGCACAGTTGAACATGTTGTTTGCATCTCGTTCGCTATAGAGGTGCTGTCCAAACTGATGATCGCGTGTTGGCAGGGTTTTAGCAACTTCAGGAACATTCCATCGCTGGGCTTTTTCTTCGTATTCCTTAGCCTGCTCTTTCGCCCATTCGTACTTTTCCATTTTATCTCTCACTTTTTGCCATTCTCCGGCTGTAAAAAAGATATTGGGGAAAGGGACTGCAACGGCAGTGGTAAATTCGAGCGTAGCAGCAGCAGAGCCTTTTCCATTGGGGATGGCTTTTAATACTTGATTTTCGCGAACACCTTCGGGTAATTTTGCTGGGACATCCACCACAACTTTACACTTTTTCACCTCCAAAGGCTGAAGCTCAATGACAGCGGGCGCAACCATGGCTTCCATCGATTCCCAACCGTATTTTGCAAAATGCAACTGAACGTTTTGCTGTTGAGAAGTAGTATTCCCCACTTCAACTTCGTATTCAACTTTCCCACCTCCAGCAATTGATTTCCCCCGAATGGGTGCATTTACATAAACTAACTCGCTCTTGGTAACGTTAACATTTTTGATTTTAAAAAATAACTTTTGTGCTGATTGAGCTCTAATCTCTAATTCTTTAACAGCTTGAAGAGTTGCCAATTTATGTCCCTCTGCCAGATCAAACAACTCCCATGGAATATAGACAGACTGCCAACCTGCACCTGCTATTTGCAACTTGGCCGTGCTTACAGGGTTTACGGCATCGGCATCCTGTTCAGCAACTTTAAATGTAACTTCCAACGATGCAGTAGATTCATTTTTGAGGTAAATATCAAAAGCCAGTCCTGCATATTTGCTCCAATCGGAAGCATGTCCGTAAATGGCTTTGAACCCTTTGTACGTGTGCTCGCCATCGGGGTATCTGTAGGAAATGGCCTGGTCACTTTTAAAAGAAGCCTCCCCTTTTTTCACTTTGGAAATGCCCTCCCAATCGGAAAAATCGGCTTTCCCAATACTCTCTTGTACTTGGGCATGGATAATACCCGAACTGAGTAATAGTAATACAAGGATAATTTGTCTAGTCATTTTAGTATTTGTGAATTTTACTTTGCTTTAAAAATAATGATTATTCCAATAAAAATAAAT
It encodes:
- a CDS encoding family 43 glycosylhydrolase is translated as MKKILLIICAFLAGWPAFSQNPILKLGEPNFLYAADPTAEVYNGKVYVYCSHDQDTAVSYSTMQDYLVLETEDMVNWTNHGVILKPREYSWAQGQMNAPDVAYKDGWYYFYFPYDKTHIGVAKSRTPVGPWEEAVTDKITTIFDPTVIVDDDGQAYIFGSDNKMNIGDKGRHVLGAKLKDNMIELDGPWMRLSEEEVSEAVYVFKRNGIYYFMARKGWRTGYFMAESPLPTEYAEFKGYITKEQREAPVHMSAIEFKDEWYFFYQRGDVNNGSFFKRSACYEKMKFNEDGTIQPIEYTLNGK
- a CDS encoding alginate lyase family protein, producing the protein MTRQIILVLLLLSSGIIHAQVQESIGKADFSDWEGISKVKKGEASFKSDQAISYRYPDGEHTYKGFKAIYGHASDWSKYAGLAFDIYLKNESTASLEVTFKVAEQDADAVNPVSTAKLQIAGAGWQSVYIPWELFDLAEGHKLATLQAVKELEIRAQSAQKLFFKIKNVNVTKSELVYVNAPIRGKSIAGGGKVEYEVEVGNTTSQQQNVQLHFAKYGWESMEAMVAPAVIELQPLEVKKCKVVVDVPAKLPEGVRENQVLKAIPNGKGSAAATLEFTTAVAVPFPNIFFTAGEWQKVRDKMEKYEWAKEQAKEYEEKAQRWNVPEVAKTLPTRDHQFGQHLYSERDANNMFNCAIAYQLTGKKEYAEKCVLFLKRLSNPENGYPTTLRAGGANFVKEGGFFQNVARGHDMIKDAGLLTAEDEQQIENTFRLYIDVAITQNSAGAIGNWDLSELSGAFYCALSIQDLHLAEYILNMPAGIYQQLAQGVLNDGWWHECAVGYNLWCSRMFSQVAIALQPWGINFKDKLLPLGTRPNHSLLPRRNRPGLWGMNFMKWGTLNNNSIGIKDMWDAPLDFLDYRGVMFAVNDATEALVTGADYELAYYLYRDPEYAAIIQRGDKRDLLYGVPELPEATSEKTSKSAYADNMGIVQLRSQKQGREQREQIQAVLHYGTHGGGHGHYDRTQLISMMRYGRSFYNPEMYWYGYHTYLYKFLVQASVNKNMVVVDQKMQEPAESFRKLFYTGELMQATVVESEARWMNPPYMGMVYGGKPVTVQEKAWSENRSLFIPDDHPPYGEITGYTDPIMQRRLMVMMDDYIVLADYLQSDSVRTYDWLMQIKGFKELSADKKEFIRHDNQWNTDPLGAAQFTTDCDWYTTTGTAKSTFEMCFGEGCDNAGARMRQNEDGPLKIDVFNAWPTQNEIMVGTTPESFGVNKRVWFSIEADNQTLLNDSTGAWVLGAKNIELDITGKKELVLTTKVDKSRNNTIFWGNAKLVLKDGSEVFVSSLSVKYKNMLQPTSAGVDYYGGPVKIEGELMGNSIPGMPENTQKEATAIIDLSGVEAVAFKAKLGGDFPLGNEASRRKTLAVRSNGKEARYLSVIEPYESGSVIKSVKAKSANELVVELKDGRVQELKISDLEGDGENIKASVTELKDGEVIRQEKTFGQ